From one Montipora capricornis isolate CH-2021 chromosome 10, ASM3666992v2, whole genome shotgun sequence genomic stretch:
- the LOC138019565 gene encoding uncharacterized skeletal organic matrix protein 7-like, giving the protein MSRRFSQEPTRKTKMLFFTPFTVCAFLALIVDTANGGKPTPLAIQDSCSVDDVCLTLETISHSQVRLEKTMKYYTDDDSNFSLTAVVQCTSLVKSPPPNQHYKMAALDLKSGILCRALSQAIDASQAYTVSAEILNQAGWKGVNSGHPGLLFNVVDENNFDFVYLRPHSTTGCYQTGYMSGGKLNFIESKACPNGPPKGGVWFPFSVAINGQTARVYHSGVLVATFKPHFASRSRGGVLIFHGYKNVILFRKFQTARQLSFTKRCKEVVEFPGYVKMDASDGNWPQDAFCQVAFESDGRNTTYEITADLYNFIGNNNVNVGHPGLFFNAEDEDNYDFVYFRPHSAGGCFQTGYLFKGQPKFDSAKSSSCPTGPPKGAEWFTAKVVVSNATPAGEVKVYLKGTLVTSFNPRYPIKKHGGVLVANGFKNVIYYRNFKIL; this is encoded by the exons ATGTCACGCAGATTCTCACAGGAACCTACTCGAAAAactaaaatgctgttttttacTCCCTTTACTGTCTGTGCTTTTTTGGCACTGATCGTGGACACTGCAAATGGTGGAAAACCTACTCCTTTGGCTATTCAAGACTCATGTAGTGTGGATGACGTGTGCTTAACTCTGGAAACAATTTCGCACAGTCAGGTTCGCTTAGAGAAGACAATGAAATACTATACGGACG atgACAGCAACTTTTCATTGACTGCAGTGGTACAATGCACAAGCCTGGTAAAGTCCCCACCTCCAAACCAACATTACAAAATGGCTGCTCTGGACCTTAAAAGTGGTATTTTATGTCGCGCACTGAGCCAGGCCATTGATGCATCACAGGCATACACTGTGTCAGCAGAGATTCTTAACCAGGCAGGATGGAAAGGGGTAAACAGTGGACATCCGGGATTGCTTTTCAACGTGGTTGATGAAAACAACTTCGACTTTGTGTACCTAAG GCCCCACAGTACAACTGGCTGCTATCAGACAGGCTACATGTCCGGTGGAAAGTTGAACTTTATAGAGTCCAAAGCCTGCCCTAATGGTCCCCCGAAGGGCGGTGTGTGGTTCCCATTTTCAGTCGCGATCAACGGCCAAACCGCCCGAGTGTATCACAGTGGGGTCCTGGTGGCCACATTCAAGCCGCATTTCGCTTCAAGGTCACGAGGAGGAGTGCTCATTTTCCATGGTTACAAAAACGTGATACTCTTCCGGAAGTTCCAAACTGCACGTCAACTTTCCTTTACCAAAAGATGCAAGGAG GTGGTTGAGTTTCCTGGTTATGTCAAAATGGATGCTAGCGATGGAAATTGGCCACAAGATGCCTTCTGTCAAGTGGCCTTTGAAAGCGATGGTAGAAACACGACTTACGAGATTACAGCAGACTTGTACAACTTCATAGGAAACAACAATGTCAACGTCGGACACCCGGGGCTGTTTTTTAATGCAGAAGATGAGGACAACTATGATTTCGTCTACTTCAG GCCTCACAGCGCCGGGGGATGTTTCCAGACTGGATACCTCTTCAAGGGCCAACCTAAATTTGACAGTGCTAAATCATCATCATGCCCTACTGGCCCTCCAAAAGGAGCAGAATGGTTCACTGCCAAGGTGGTAGTGTCCAACGCCACCCCTGCTGGGGAGGTCAAGGTGTACTTGAAAGGCACCTTGGTGACTTCATTCAACCCACGCTACCCAATCAAAAAACACGGAGGTGTTTTGGTTGCCAATGGCTTCAAAAACGTGATTTACTACCGAAATTTCAAGATTCTGTGA
- the LOC138021226 gene encoding uncharacterized protein, producing the protein MFEIVEKHLPTIHCYADDTQLYVAFSPNQPGDDETALKAMGDCIRDLRGWMVRDRLNFNEDKTEVVLIGTRQQLAKVNVRSIVVGNETIEAKPSVRNLGSWFDSQLSMSTHMSKVCGAAFYHLHNIGRKRKFLSPDDTKSLVHAFITSRIDYCNSLLYGLPACQLNKMQRVLNAAARLVCKAPRYSHVTPLLRELHWLPIRQRVNFKIILFAFKAIHGFAPPYISELISIKAQSAYSLRSANGILLSPSIIKTRKTFGDRAFQVAAPQLWNALPLELRQNTNISSFKRCLKTRLFRSAFQ; encoded by the coding sequence ATGTTCGAAATTGTAGAGAAGCACCTCCCTACCATTCATTGCTACGCAGATGATACACAGCTGTATGTGGCGTTCAGTCCAAATCAACCAGGAGACGATGAGACTGCTCTTAAAGCCATGGGTGACTGTATTAGGGACTTAAGGGGTTGGATGGTTAGGGATCGTTTAAACTTTAATGAGGATAAGACGGAGGTTGTACTGATAGGTACTAGGCAGCAGCTCGCAAAGGTCAATGTGAGAAGCATTGTGGTAGGCAACGAAACTATAGAAGCAAAACCTTCAGTTAGAAATTTAGGGTCATGGTTTGATTCGCAACTTAGTATGTCGACTCACATGAGTAAAGTATGTGGTGCAGCATTCTATCACCTGCACAACATCGGTCGTAAACGTAAGTTTCTGAGCCCAGATGATACTAAGTCCTTAGTCCATGCATTTATAACCTCGCGtattgactattgcaatagtctttTGTATGGGTTGCCCGCGTGCCAGTTAAACAAGATGCAACGAGTTCTTAACGCTGCAGCCAGGTTAGTCTGTAAAGCGCCTCGGTATTCCCATGTTACACCTTTGTTGCGAGAACTCCACTGGCTTCCCATTAGGCAGCGTGTaaattttaagatcattttattCGCATTTAAGGCTATTCATGGCTTCGCGCCACCTTATATTTCAGAGCTGATTTCCATCAAAGCCCAAAGTGCTTATAGTCTAAGGTCTGCTAACGGAATTTTGCTCTCGCCTAGTATTATCAAGACTCGCAAAACATTCGGTGACAGGGCATTCCAAGTGGCAGCACCGCAACTTTGGAATGCCCTGCCACTAGAACTGCGTCAAAACACAAatatttcgagttttaaacgATGTTTAAAGACACGTCTTTTTAGATCTGCTTTTcaatga